From a single Paludibacter jiangxiensis genomic region:
- a CDS encoding DEAD/DEAH box helicase encodes MTFKELNISEPILKALANKNYEKPTPIQEQAIPGALDGRDLLGIAQTGTGKTAAFAIPIIQQLDQSQIKGNKRVIRALILTPTRELAIQIDECFTDYAKYTGLRNTVIFGGVNQRPQVEQLTRGTDILVATPGRLLDLIQQKHIKLEHIRHFVLDEADRMLDMGFIHDIKRLLPLLPKQKQTLFFSATMPPAIAQLSKTILNKPLRVEVAPVSSVVDTIEQHLYFVEKPQKSELLVSLLEKAQDKSVLIFSRTKHGADKIARILGKKGVGCEAIHGNKSQGARQRALTNFKSGATKVIVATDIAARGIDIANLEIVINYDLPDVAETYVHRIGRTGRAGNRGTALSFCAEEERSMLRDIQKLTGKTLNAKPIPA; translated from the coding sequence ATGACATTTAAAGAACTTAATATTTCAGAGCCTATATTGAAAGCTCTGGCAAACAAAAATTACGAAAAACCGACACCCATTCAGGAGCAGGCCATACCGGGAGCGCTCGACGGCCGCGACTTACTGGGCATAGCACAAACAGGAACAGGCAAAACAGCGGCATTCGCGATCCCCATTATCCAGCAATTAGACCAATCTCAGATCAAAGGAAACAAGCGTGTAATCAGGGCTCTGATACTTACTCCCACACGCGAGCTGGCCATTCAGATCGACGAGTGTTTCACCGACTATGCAAAATATACCGGCTTACGTAACACGGTAATATTCGGAGGGGTAAATCAACGTCCTCAGGTAGAACAGTTAACGCGCGGAACCGATATTCTGGTGGCAACACCGGGAAGATTACTTGATCTCATACAGCAAAAGCATATCAAGCTTGAACATATTCGTCATTTCGTGCTCGACGAAGCAGACCGAATGCTCGACATGGGCTTCATTCACGATATTAAACGTTTGTTGCCTCTGTTGCCCAAGCAGAAACAGACACTGTTTTTTTCGGCAACCATGCCTCCGGCAATCGCTCAACTGTCCAAAACGATCCTAAATAAACCATTACGTGTGGAAGTTGCTCCGGTTTCCTCAGTTGTTGATACCATTGAGCAACATCTCTATTTTGTTGAAAAGCCCCAGAAAAGCGAACTGCTTGTTTCTTTGCTTGAAAAAGCACAGGACAAATCTGTTCTGATTTTTTCGCGAACCAAGCATGGAGCCGATAAAATTGCCCGTATACTGGGAAAGAAAGGCGTTGGATGCGAGGCCATTCATGGCAATAAATCGCAGGGAGCACGACAACGGGCACTGACTAACTTCAAATCGGGCGCCACCAAGGTAATTGTGGCAACTGACATTGCTGCGCGGGGAATTGACATTGCCAATCTGGAAATTGTCATCAACTATGACCTGCCCGATGTAGCCGAAACGTATGTACACCGCATCGGACGAACCGGACGTGCAGGTAACCGAGGCACAGCGCTCTCGTTTTGCGCAGAAGAAGAACGCAGTATGCTTCGTGATATTCAAAAACTAACAGGCAAAACATTGAATGCAAAGCCTATTCCAGCATAA
- a CDS encoding cold-shock protein — MSVNKKELEKKKEQKKREKLKRKEERKASGGSKSFEDMIAYVDEFGMITDTPPDPTKKTEVELESIAVSSPKKEDIEKEPLRGRVEHFNTDKGYGFIKDMGSVNKYFFHISNAPENISEGNIVTFELEKGQKGMNAVRIELSK, encoded by the coding sequence ATTTCAGTGAATAAAAAAGAATTAGAAAAGAAGAAAGAACAGAAAAAAAGAGAAAAGCTAAAACGCAAAGAAGAGCGCAAAGCCAGTGGAGGTAGCAAATCCTTTGAGGATATGATTGCCTATGTAGACGAATTCGGCATGATTACCGACACCCCGCCGGATCCTACAAAGAAAACAGAAGTAGAACTCGAATCTATTGCCGTTTCTTCTCCGAAAAAAGAAGATATTGAAAAAGAACCACTTAGAGGCCGTGTGGAGCACTTCAACACAGACAAAGGATATGGATTTATAAAGGACATGGGAAGTGTAAACAAATACTTTTTTCATATCAGCAATGCGCCGGAGAATATTTCAGAAGGAAATATTGTTACCTTTGAACTGGAAAAAGGACAAAAGGGCATGAATGCTGTGCGAATTGAGCTTTCGAAATAA
- a CDS encoding RNA recognition motif domain-containing protein, whose amino-acid sequence MNIYVSNLSDDTTNDSLEELFEEYGIVTGVKVMVDRMTGYPKGCGFVEMPNDIHGQRAIDNLHDTEFEGNKISVSVARPKTEQNNRGYGNRGGYNGGHNSGYNGGYNQRRY is encoded by the coding sequence ATGAATATTTACGTTTCAAACTTAAGTGACGATACCACAAACGACAGTCTGGAAGAGTTATTCGAAGAATACGGGATTGTAACCGGTGTTAAAGTCATGGTAGACAGAATGACCGGCTACCCCAAAGGCTGCGGGTTTGTAGAAATGCCCAATGACATACACGGACAACGCGCCATTGACAATTTGCACGATACCGAATTTGAAGGCAACAAAATTAGTGTGAGTGTTGCCCGCCCTAAAACCGAACAGAATAACAGAGGGTATGGTAATCGTGGTGGTTATAATGGTGGACACAATAGCGGATACAATGGTGGATACAACCAAAGACGATATTAA
- the trhA gene encoding PAQR family membrane homeostasis protein TrhA, with the protein MSSTTHVFPPRKAEIANSITHAFGIIFSTIAILLLFRSSAMISETRFGILAFAFCMFEMYSVSTIYHLVKPIKLKTTLRLFDHISIYFLIAGTYTPFILLCLQGSLKWLLLSVIWGIVVLGIVYKLVWWKQHPKLSLYIYLAMGWIIVFFIRPVYEALSFEGFLWLIGGGVLYSIGTIFYANRKPLYNHAVWHLFVLGGSICHFISILSI; encoded by the coding sequence ATGTCTTCCACCACCCATGTTTTTCCTCCACGAAAGGCTGAAATTGCCAATAGCATCACTCATGCTTTCGGTATTATTTTCAGCACAATAGCAATCCTCCTGTTATTCAGAAGTTCCGCCATGATCTCCGAAACCCGTTTCGGCATTCTGGCATTTGCCTTTTGCATGTTCGAAATGTATAGCGTTTCAACAATCTACCATTTGGTGAAACCTATAAAATTGAAAACAACTTTACGCTTGTTCGATCATATCTCCATCTATTTTCTGATAGCAGGAACGTACACACCATTTATATTGCTCTGCTTACAAGGTTCTCTCAAATGGTTATTGCTATCTGTTATTTGGGGTATTGTGGTCTTAGGCATTGTGTATAAATTGGTATGGTGGAAACAACACCCCAAATTATCGCTCTACATATACCTCGCAATGGGATGGATTATCGTTTTTTTCATTCGTCCGGTATATGAGGCTCTATCGTTCGAAGGCTTTCTGTGGCTTATTGGCGGAGGAGTTCTTTATAGCATAGGAACAATATTCTACGCCAACCGCAAACCCCTGTATAATCACGCCGTTTGGCATTTGTTTGTACTTGGCGGAAGCATCTGCCACTTCATATCTATCCTGTCAATCTGA
- a CDS encoding RNA recognition motif domain-containing protein — MNIFVAKLSFNVNSAELGELFTEFGEVTSATVITDKMTGRSKGFGFVEMPDNDAAKLAISKLNDAEVDGRTIAVSEARPREERPYGERRQGGYQGGGNRGGYGDRSRRY, encoded by the coding sequence ATGAACATTTTTGTAGCAAAATTAAGCTTCAACGTAAACAGCGCTGAACTTGGAGAACTTTTTACCGAATTTGGCGAAGTAACTTCCGCAACTGTAATCACTGACAAAATGACCGGCCGTTCTAAAGGTTTCGGTTTTGTAGAAATGCCTGACAACGATGCTGCTAAGCTCGCTATCAGCAAATTGAATGATGCTGAAGTTGACGGTCGTACTATTGCTGTTTCTGAAGCTCGTCCCCGCGAAGAAAGACCTTATGGAGAACGCCGTCAGGGTGGTTACCAGGGTGGTGGCAACCGCGGTGGTTACGGTGACCGTTCCAGAAGATATTAA
- a CDS encoding S9 family peptidase: MKKLISILSLLICVAAISAFAQKRAFTIADLYKIKGVESPVISPDGNRIALAERSYDLPKGKSFSNVYIMNTDGTNKVAITTSGKANTPFWSSDNKNLYFVSSESGAPQVYRYSFADSKTEKLTDFSMGIGGPVLSPDNQLIAFTADVYPECGADSRANAIADSLAANGPTQAYMADHLLFRHWTSYSEGKCSHIIIYNLAKQTYTDLTPGNFVSPIFMLGGGIGFNFSPDSKELCFVSNHTDHPEANTNADMYLIPVTGGQAVNITKDNTAWDGSPIYSPDGKYIAYRKQMVPGHESDRFRLALYNRQTGTSEIITDAFDNWVTDFKWNADSKSIYFSGDVQGNQPIYKIEIASKKITPVSGDKATFAFDLDNKGNIYYTASSTGKPVALYRQSLTKGKTTQITFLNEELENTVDIRPSDTLWVAGADGRKLEVFIVKPHNFDPNKKYPLILNVHGGPQSQWMNSFRGDWQVYPGAGYVVAYPNPHGSTGYGQEYTTSISGDWGGKPFVDLMKVTDALANLSYVDSTRMGAMGWSYGGYMMNWFQAQTKRFKCLASMMGLFDLGSMWGTTEEVWFPNFDLKGQPWNSNLYKKWSPSEYVKNFATPTLIITGQLDFRVSYNQSLQYFTTLQTLNIPSRLIILKNDGHWPNTVKSMPLYYDAHLDWFHKYLGGDPAPYDVDKLVKNQVFNTK; this comes from the coding sequence ATGAAGAAACTGATCTCGATTCTCTCCCTGTTGATTTGCGTGGCTGCAATATCAGCATTTGCTCAGAAAAGAGCCTTCACCATCGCCGATTTGTATAAAATAAAAGGCGTGGAAAGCCCGGTAATTTCGCCCGATGGCAACCGGATTGCCCTTGCCGAAAGAAGTTACGACCTGCCGAAAGGCAAATCGTTTTCCAATGTTTACATAATGAATACCGATGGCACCAACAAGGTGGCTATTACCACCAGCGGAAAAGCCAACACCCCTTTCTGGAGCAGCGATAACAAGAATCTTTATTTCGTCTCTTCCGAAAGCGGCGCCCCTCAGGTCTATCGCTATTCGTTTGCTGACTCTAAAACAGAAAAGCTTACCGATTTTTCGATGGGAATTGGCGGACCGGTTTTGTCGCCCGACAACCAACTGATAGCATTCACGGCCGACGTATATCCCGAATGTGGCGCCGACAGCCGCGCAAACGCCATTGCCGATTCGCTGGCTGCCAACGGACCGACTCAGGCTTATATGGCCGACCACCTGTTGTTCCGTCACTGGACATCCTACTCGGAAGGAAAATGTTCGCACATCATCATCTATAACCTTGCGAAACAGACCTACACAGACCTGACTCCGGGCAATTTTGTTTCACCCATTTTTATGCTGGGCGGAGGCATCGGGTTTAATTTCTCTCCCGACAGCAAGGAACTGTGCTTTGTTTCCAATCACACCGATCATCCCGAAGCCAACACCAATGCTGATATGTATTTAATACCGGTAACTGGCGGGCAGGCGGTAAACATCACAAAAGATAACACGGCATGGGACGGTTCGCCTATCTATTCTCCCGACGGAAAATACATAGCCTACCGCAAACAGATGGTACCGGGTCATGAATCGGATCGTTTTCGTCTGGCTCTCTACAACCGTCAGACCGGCACATCAGAAATCATCACCGACGCATTCGACAACTGGGTGACCGATTTCAAATGGAATGCCGACTCCAAATCAATTTATTTTTCGGGCGATGTACAGGGCAATCAACCGATCTACAAAATTGAAATTGCATCGAAAAAGATCACTCCGGTTAGCGGCGACAAAGCCACTTTTGCTTTCGATCTCGACAACAAAGGAAACATTTACTACACTGCCAGTTCTACCGGCAAACCGGTTGCGCTCTATCGCCAGAGCCTAACCAAAGGCAAAACCACACAGATCACCTTCTTAAACGAAGAGTTGGAAAACACAGTGGATATCCGCCCGTCCGACACACTTTGGGTGGCCGGTGCCGACGGTCGTAAATTGGAAGTGTTTATTGTAAAACCTCACAACTTCGATCCGAACAAGAAATATCCGCTCATTCTTAACGTTCATGGTGGCCCGCAAAGCCAGTGGATGAACTCGTTCCGCGGTGACTGGCAGGTATATCCCGGTGCCGGTTACGTGGTGGCCTACCCCAACCCGCACGGTTCTACGGGTTACGGACAGGAATATACCACCTCCATCTCGGGCGACTGGGGCGGCAAGCCGTTTGTTGACCTGATGAAGGTAACCGATGCATTGGCTAACCTGTCTTATGTGGATTCTACCCGCATGGGCGCCATGGGATGGTCCTACGGCGGCTACATGATGAACTGGTTTCAGGCTCAAACCAAACGTTTCAAATGTCTGGCTTCGATGATGGGCTTGTTTGATCTGGGATCGATGTGGGGAACAACGGAAGAAGTCTGGTTTCCGAACTTCGATCTGAAAGGTCAGCCCTGGAATTCAAACTTGTACAAGAAATGGTCGCCCTCGGAATACGTAAAGAACTTTGCTACCCCAACCCTGATTATCACCGGCCAGCTCGACTTCCGGGTATCGTACAACCAGAGCCTGCAATATTTCACCACTTTGCAGACGCTGAATATTCCGTCGCGCCTCATTATCCTGAAAAACGACGGTCACTGGCCCAACACGGTAAAATCGATGCCACTCTACTACGATGCACACCTCGATTGGTTCCACAAATACCTGGGCGGCGATCCGGCACCGTATGACGTAGACAAACTGGTAAAAAACCAGGTGTTCAATACAAAATAA
- a CDS encoding alkaline phosphatase family protein: MRKNIVLLVLCFVVASVAKGATGNDNYTIIVSLDGFRWDYPSMYSTPNLQLMAHLGVRAVSMKPSYPASTFPNHYTLATGLVPDHHGIVNNSFWDKKTGIRYSMGDSATRNNPAYYLGEPIWITAQKQGVKTGNVYWVGSDIAIKNTHPTYYKIYDQKPMISFEARVDTVISWLRMKPEDRPRLIMLYFDEPDAKGHHFGPRSPEVAKEVHRLDSLIGDLMKKIKQLPVASNVNVIVTADHGMTAISPDRFVQMENYLPARWIDRAEGANPTSLFTHFGYRDSVLIALNKIPHIKAYKKEEVPASLHYGTSDRIGDVVVCPDCGWQFGSKPSPNKGAHGYDPDAPDMQVAFYAYGPDFKKGYVSQGFVNVDVYPLLAYLMGITPEKTDGNFDRVKDLLKSR, encoded by the coding sequence ATGCGTAAGAACATTGTGTTGTTGGTATTGTGTTTCGTGGTGGCGTCTGTGGCGAAAGGAGCAACCGGAAACGACAATTATACCATTATTGTTTCGCTGGATGGGTTTCGCTGGGATTATCCCTCGATGTATTCCACGCCAAATTTGCAGTTAATGGCTCATCTCGGGGTGCGGGCAGTGAGTATGAAACCCTCTTATCCGGCATCCACCTTTCCCAATCATTATACCCTGGCTACAGGTTTGGTTCCCGACCATCACGGCATTGTTAACAACTCGTTCTGGGATAAGAAAACAGGGATTCGTTATTCGATGGGAGACTCTGCAACGCGTAACAATCCTGCCTACTATTTGGGAGAACCGATTTGGATCACAGCGCAGAAGCAGGGAGTGAAAACCGGAAATGTGTATTGGGTGGGATCGGATATCGCCATTAAAAATACGCATCCTACCTACTATAAAATTTACGATCAAAAACCGATGATCTCTTTCGAAGCCCGTGTGGATACTGTTATTTCGTGGTTGCGAATGAAGCCGGAAGATCGGCCCCGACTGATTATGCTTTACTTCGATGAGCCCGATGCGAAAGGACATCATTTTGGTCCCCGGAGCCCGGAGGTGGCAAAAGAAGTTCATCGGTTGGATAGCCTGATCGGTGATTTGATGAAGAAAATTAAACAGTTGCCGGTAGCGTCAAATGTGAATGTGATTGTGACTGCCGACCACGGCATGACGGCAATTAGTCCCGATCGTTTTGTGCAAATGGAGAATTATTTGCCTGCCCGTTGGATTGATAGAGCCGAAGGAGCCAATCCTACCTCATTGTTTACCCATTTCGGATATCGCGACTCGGTGCTGATTGCCTTGAATAAAATTCCGCATATCAAAGCCTATAAAAAGGAGGAGGTCCCGGCATCGTTGCATTATGGCACCAGCGATAGGATAGGCGATGTGGTGGTATGCCCCGATTGTGGATGGCAATTCGGTTCTAAACCTTCGCCCAACAAAGGGGCACATGGTTACGATCCGGATGCACCCGATATGCAGGTCGCTTTTTATGCTTACGGCCCCGATTTCAAAAAGGGGTATGTCTCTCAAGGATTTGTCAATGTGGATGTCTATCCGCTGTTGGCCTATTTGATGGGAATCACTCCGGAAAAAACCGATGGTAATTTCGACAGGGTGAAAGATCTGTTGAAGAGCAGATAA
- a CDS encoding acyltransferase codes for MAQTNYNTPQSAAKTLWYDNLRVIATIGVIGIHVSSDYQPSSGSISEYSFWIGNIFDSLSRFSVPVFVMLSGALLLSKEYPIGVFLKKRLMRLVIPFLFWSCIYIAKSLWDMHDEGVLLTPYSIAREIFVQFRDGSSLHFWYIYMIVGVYLFIPIIGKWVRNSTEKEQLYFLGIWAFTIVFGQPIIEKLKPDIELSYFSGFLGYLVLGYYLKNKTFKSRKQQNTLALSFLFAGLLSTISGTYLILRFKHEYASTFYECLSPNILLYSMGIFLLLKDKDIRFRPFVKVRDFICRYSYGIFLVHVLIFFQLGDYGINWQLIDPIVGIPVTILVCLVISSAIIFVVNKLPYGKYISG; via the coding sequence ATGGCACAAACCAATTACAACACACCGCAGTCCGCGGCAAAAACCCTTTGGTACGACAACCTGCGGGTGATCGCCACCATCGGGGTAATCGGTATCCACGTCTCGTCAGATTACCAACCGTCGTCGGGGTCCATTTCCGAATACAGTTTTTGGATCGGCAACATCTTTGATAGCCTGTCGCGGTTCAGCGTACCGGTTTTCGTCATGCTTTCCGGCGCGTTGTTGTTATCCAAAGAATATCCCATCGGCGTTTTCCTGAAAAAGAGATTGATGCGATTGGTGATTCCGTTCCTCTTTTGGAGCTGCATCTACATTGCCAAATCGCTTTGGGATATGCACGACGAAGGTGTTCTACTGACGCCCTATTCCATCGCACGCGAAATTTTCGTGCAGTTCCGCGACGGCAGTTCGCTTCACTTCTGGTATATCTACATGATTGTCGGCGTCTATCTTTTTATCCCCATCATCGGAAAATGGGTGCGCAACAGTACGGAGAAGGAACAACTCTACTTTCTGGGTATTTGGGCATTTACCATCGTTTTCGGACAACCAATAATTGAAAAACTGAAACCGGATATCGAATTGAGTTATTTCAGCGGATTTCTTGGCTATCTGGTGCTTGGTTATTACCTGAAAAACAAAACTTTCAAAAGCAGGAAACAACAAAACACGTTAGCACTTAGCTTTCTGTTTGCGGGATTGCTGTCGACCATCTCCGGCACCTACCTGATTCTCCGGTTCAAGCATGAGTATGCTTCCACCTTTTACGAATGCCTTTCGCCCAATATCCTGCTCTATTCCATGGGAATATTTCTGCTACTGAAAGACAAAGACATCCGTTTTCGTCCGTTTGTAAAGGTGCGTGATTTTATCTGCCGCTACAGCTACGGCATCTTTCTGGTGCACGTACTCATCTTCTTCCAGCTTGGCGACTACGGCATCAACTGGCAACTCATCGATCCGATCGTCGGCATTCCGGTTACCATTCTGGTGTGTCTCGTCATCTCGTCGGCCATTATCTTTGTGGTAAATAAACTACCTTACGGGAAATATATTTCGGGATAA
- a CDS encoding family 20 glycosylhydrolase: protein MKNWKTLGLIISVLFFSTRCIAGESNITIIPKPNQLTVNDGDFVFKNGMTVQAPSDCQGKKLLVKKLALAAGITLRNSKDGQKAAIVFALVNNNELGQEGYRLTVDKNKINIEAAAQNGLYYGVQSLLQLLPPQIESKTKTAAVWKVPCVAITDVPRFSYRGVHLDCCRHFTTIDEIKKMLDLFAIYKINKFHWHFTEDQAWRIEIKRYPKLTEIGSNRIDDGKPYGGFYTQEQVKDVIKYAAARNIEIIPEIEMPGHALAALAAYPELSCTGGPFKPRTIWGIEDDVFCVGNENTYKFFYHVLDEVCALFPSKIVHIGGDECPKIRWHECPKCQALIKKEGLKNEMELQGYFTRKMEKYLIAKGKRMFGWDEILEGGVAPTAMIMSWRGEQGGIEAANAGHDVVMTPSGYVYLDFYQGDLLCEPLKIGGFSPLQKVYSYDPVPKEIAADKAHHVLGLQGNLWQEYMYEPSQIEFQYFPRVPAIAEVGWTQKENKNVDDFIKRLDDQQVRWDYHNLNYYIPMPEGNMNYIQFADKVTLPFTSNRPVKIVYTLDGSEPTASSAVYAQPITIEKSSVMKIRSVLPHGKLSPVRTITLTKVTPYRGVEKMEGLQKGMKMRFVKDGDFKAVAQLASVTNWKDTVVTTLNDFFKLKKKEEAGGAAIFEGYIYVEKDGSYILHCLGDQFFLGDKLLIENKGIKKNAKSDVAVPLTAGYYPIKVVLLNRTLGGVVSAWVDARPTLRPVDNTNRENPTPVYY, encoded by the coding sequence ATGAAAAACTGGAAAACGCTGGGGTTGATAATCAGTGTGCTATTTTTTTCAACTCGTTGTATAGCGGGAGAATCGAATATCACTATTATCCCGAAACCAAATCAGCTTACCGTGAATGACGGTGACTTCGTTTTTAAAAACGGGATGACGGTACAGGCTCCATCCGATTGCCAAGGAAAAAAACTGCTGGTAAAGAAGCTGGCTTTGGCAGCCGGTATTACCCTCAGAAATAGTAAAGACGGGCAAAAGGCCGCTATAGTATTTGCTTTGGTAAATAACAACGAACTGGGTCAGGAAGGCTATCGTCTGACGGTGGATAAAAACAAGATCAATATAGAAGCAGCTGCGCAGAACGGTTTGTATTACGGTGTTCAATCGTTGCTGCAACTTTTGCCTCCCCAAATCGAAAGTAAAACAAAAACTGCTGCAGTGTGGAAGGTTCCCTGTGTTGCCATTACCGATGTGCCCCGTTTCTCGTATCGCGGGGTTCATCTCGATTGTTGCCGTCATTTCACAACCATTGACGAAATCAAGAAGATGCTCGATCTGTTTGCTATATATAAGATCAACAAGTTCCACTGGCACTTTACAGAAGACCAGGCATGGCGCATCGAAATTAAACGCTATCCGAAGCTGACTGAGATCGGCTCCAATCGCATTGACGATGGTAAACCATATGGTGGTTTCTATACGCAGGAACAGGTCAAAGATGTGATCAAATATGCGGCGGCCCGCAACATCGAGATTATTCCCGAAATTGAAATGCCGGGCCATGCGCTGGCTGCACTTGCGGCTTATCCCGAACTCTCCTGCACCGGCGGCCCCTTCAAACCACGTACCATCTGGGGTATTGAAGACGATGTTTTTTGTGTGGGAAATGAAAATACCTACAAATTCTTCTACCATGTTCTCGACGAGGTGTGTGCATTGTTTCCTTCGAAAATTGTACACATTGGAGGCGACGAATGTCCGAAGATACGTTGGCATGAGTGTCCCAAATGTCAGGCTTTGATAAAAAAGGAGGGCTTGAAAAATGAGATGGAATTGCAAGGCTATTTCACCAGAAAGATGGAAAAATACCTTATTGCAAAGGGGAAACGCATGTTTGGATGGGACGAAATTCTTGAAGGCGGTGTGGCTCCTACGGCAATGATTATGTCGTGGCGTGGAGAGCAGGGGGGTATCGAGGCAGCCAATGCCGGTCATGATGTGGTGATGACGCCTTCCGGCTACGTTTATCTCGACTTTTATCAGGGCGATTTGCTTTGCGAACCCTTAAAGATTGGTGGTTTTTCACCCTTGCAAAAAGTTTACAGTTATGACCCTGTTCCGAAAGAAATTGCAGCCGATAAAGCTCATCATGTTCTGGGTTTGCAGGGTAATCTCTGGCAGGAATACATGTACGAACCCTCTCAGATAGAATTCCAGTATTTTCCGCGTGTGCCGGCTATTGCTGAGGTGGGGTGGACGCAGAAGGAGAACAAAAATGTGGATGATTTTATCAAACGTCTTGATGATCAACAAGTGCGTTGGGATTATCACAACCTCAACTATTATATTCCGATGCCGGAAGGTAATATGAACTACATTCAATTTGCGGATAAAGTAACTCTGCCCTTCACCAGTAACCGTCCGGTGAAAATAGTTTATACGCTCGACGGGTCGGAGCCTACCGCATCATCGGCGGTTTATGCGCAACCGATTACGATTGAAAAGTCATCGGTGATGAAAATTCGTAGCGTATTGCCTCATGGAAAACTGAGCCCGGTACGTACCATTACCTTGACAAAGGTGACTCCATATCGCGGCGTTGAAAAAATGGAAGGTTTGCAAAAAGGGATGAAGATGCGTTTTGTAAAAGATGGCGATTTCAAAGCGGTTGCACAACTGGCATCGGTGACCAACTGGAAAGATACTGTGGTAACCACTCTGAACGACTTCTTCAAGCTAAAGAAGAAAGAAGAAGCCGGTGGTGCTGCTATTTTTGAGGGTTACATCTATGTTGAGAAAGACGGATCTTATATTCTGCATTGCCTCGGCGATCAGTTCTTCCTTGGCGACAAGCTGCTGATCGAAAATAAGGGCATAAAGAAGAATGCCAAATCGGATGTTGCCGTTCCCCTTACGGCCGGTTATTATCCTATCAAAGTGGTGCTTCTCAACCGAACATTGGGCGGGGTAGTTTCAGCATGGGTGGATGCTCGTCCAACCCTTCGTCCGGTGGATAATACCAATCGCGAAAACCCGACTCCGGTTTACTATTAA